The Antennarius striatus isolate MH-2024 chromosome 23, ASM4005453v1, whole genome shotgun sequence genome has a segment encoding these proteins:
- the mta2 gene encoding metastasis-associated protein MTA2, whose amino-acid sequence MAANMYRVGDYVYFENSSSNPYLIRRIEELNKTANGNVEAKVVCLFRRRDISGNLNTLADSNAREFEEESKQPTLSEQQKHQLKHRELFLSRQFESLPATHIRGKCNVTLLNETDVLAGYLDKEDCFFYSLVFDPVQKTLLADQGEIRVGSKYQAEIPDKLVEVDSDSRVQEKLETKVWDPDNQLKDPQIDQFLVVARAVGTFARALDCSSSIRQPSLHMSAAAASRDITLFHAMDTLQKNNYDLAKAMSTLVPQGGPVLCRDEMEEWSASEAMLFEEALEKYGKDFNDIRQDFLPWKSLASVVQFYYMWKTTDRYIQQKRLKAAEADSKLKQVYIPTYTKPNPNQIMVPGSKPGMNGAAGFQKGLSCESCHTAQSPQWYAWGPPNMQCRLCSSCWNYWKKYGGLKTPTQLEGAARAGSESGPRGHMTRQEVQGMSPFTRNEGRAKLLAKNRQTFILQTTKLTRVARRVCEDILQPRRAARRPYASINANAVKAECMIRLPKATKAPLKSKLVPRQSLANIVKDLAISAPLKLKASRGPPTPINRNQASQPRVGQGLLGKRGFDSATGVPYPANGRSYTSGMRTTSQSVIKRQKVSQGEAPNPVVFVATKDTRALRKHLTQSEMRRAARKPHLLVRIKLPIPPRSLAMPLLPSSTSEPIVLED is encoded by the exons ATTACGTGTACTTTGAGAACTCCTCCAGCAATCCTTACCTTATCCGCAGAATAGAAGAGCTCAACAAG ACAGCCAATGGAAACGTGGAGGCGAAGGTGGTTTGTCTGTTCAGGAGGCGAGACATCTCAGGCAACCTCAACACCTTGGCCGACAGTAATGCAA GAGAATTTGAAGAGGAGTCAAAGCAGCCGACTCTGTCTGAACAGCAGAAACATCAactcaaacacagagaactcTTCCTGTCTCGACAGTTTGAATCTCTTCCTGCGACTCACATACG GGGGAAATGTAATGTCACACTCCTTAATGAAACAGATGTGTTGGCTGGCTACCTGGACAAAGAG GACTGTTTTTTCTACTCGTTGGTATTCGACCCTGTCCAGAAGACTTTGCTGGCCGACCAGGGTGAGATCCGGGTGGGCTCCAAGTATCAGGCAGAGATCCCTGACAAGCTGGTTGAGG TTGACTCAGACAGCCGGGtccaggagaagctggagacgAAGGTCTGGGACCCCGACAATCAGCTGAAAGACCCCCAGATTGACCAGTTCCTCGTGGTGGCAAG AGCCGTGGGGACATTTGCTCGGGCCCTGGACTGCAGCAGCTCCATCCGCCAGCCCAGCCTCCATATGAGTGCAGCCGCAGCCTCCCGAGATATTACactg TTCCACGCTATGGATACGCTGCAGAAGAACAACTATGACCTGGCAAAAGCCATGTCCACCCTGGTTCCTCAGGGGGGTCCAGTGCTCTGCCGTGATGAGATGGAGGAGTGGAGCGCCTCAGAGGCCATGCTGTTTGAGGAGGCTTTAGAGAAGTATGGCAAGGATTTCAACGACATCCGCCAGGACTTT CTGCCCTGGAAGTCTCTTGCCAGTGTGGTCCAGTTCTACTACATGTGGAAGACAACTGACCGTTACATCCAACAG AAACGACTAAAAGCAGCAGAAGCAGACAGCAAACTAAAGCAGGTGTACATCCCCACCTA CAccaaacccaaccccaaccagaTCATGGTTCCAGGCAGCAAGCCTGGTATGAACGGGGCAGCCGGCTTCCAGAAGGGGCTCAGCTGTGAGAGCTGCCACA CGGCCCAGTCTCCTCAGTGGTATGCCTGGgggcctcccaacatgcagtgCAGACTGTGCTCCTCCTGTTGGAACTACTGGAAGAAGTATGGAGGTCTGAAGACCCCCACGCAGTTGGAAGGCGCTGCTAGAGCTGGCTCT GAATCAGGCCCTCGGGGTCACATGACGCGCCAGGAGGTCCAGGGAATGTCGCCGTTCACCCGCAATGAGGGTCGAGCCAAGCTGCTGGCTAAGAACCGCCAGACGTTCATCCTACAGACCACCAAGCTGACCCGCGTTGCCCGTCGGGTGTGCGAGGACATCCTACAGCCTCGGCGTGCTGCACGGCGACCCTATGCCTCCATCAACGCTAATGCTGTCAAGGCTGAGT GTATGATCCGGCTGCCCAAAGCTACAAAAGCTCCTCTAAAGAGCAAGCTGGTACCTCGACAGTCGCTCGCTAACATTGTGAAGGATTTAG CCATCTCAGCTCCTCTGAAATTAAAGGCTTCTCGAGGACCCCCCACACCTATCAACAGGAATCAGGCCAGTCAGCCTCGTGTGGGCCAAGGCCTGTTGGGAAAGAGGGGCTTTGACAGC GCGACAGGCGTGCCCTATCCAGCCAATGGAAGATCTTATACTTCAGGAATGAGGACCACATCTCAGTCGGTCATCAAGCGGCAGAAGGTCAGCCAGGGCGAGGCGCCAAACCCTGTGGTGTTCGTGGCTACTAAAGACACCAG GGCCCTGAGGAAACACCTGACCCAGTCAGAGATGCGGCGAGCGGCCAGGAAGCCTCACCTCCTCGTTCGGATCAAGCTGCCGATACCCCCCCGCTCCCTCGCCATGCCCTTGCTTCCCTCGAGCACCAGTGAACCCATCGTCCTGGAGGACTGA
- the cth1 gene encoding cysteine three histidine 1 translates to MFETSADDLFLPSHQDEEMVDNLLLSEDSEDGGSSSLANTLLPLESSPPLIPWACSTRYKTELCTSYSASGFCKYAERCQFAHGLHELHVPFRHPKYKTELCRSYHTTGYCYYGNRCLFVHSPTERRPSQRRRRNVPCRSFCTFGICPFGNRCNFLHIEGGDGDSSPDLFDKAEDKTPPILNPQHQQSKEWKPRGALCRTFSAFGFCLYGTRCRFQHGLPSKVKSPELSKLSSGSTGLPSPTSPTFSTSSPLATPSVEETAHNAFTFSSQHLSDLLLPLALHLRQLESSKAQEIWDNRAL, encoded by the exons ATGTTTGAG ACCAGTGCGGATGATTTGTTCCTGCCATCACACCAAGATGAGGAGATGGTGGACAACTTGCTGCTCAGTGAAGACTCTGAAGATGGCGGCAGTTCGTCTTTGGCCAACACCCTTCTTCCTTTGGAGTCTTCCCCCCCACTCATCCCATGGGCCTGTTCCACCCGTTACAAGACGGAGCTCTGCACCAGCTACTCGGCTTCTGGTTTTTGCAAATACGCTGAGCGCTGCCAGTTTGCCCACGGCCTCCATGAGCTCCATGTTCCCTTCCGGCATCCCAAATACAAGACTGAGTTGTGCCGTAGCTACCACACCACTGGCTACTGCTACTACGGCAACCGCTGCCTGTTCGTCCACAGTCCCACCGAGCGGCGCCCCTCCCAGCGGCGCCGCAGGAACGTCCCCTGTCGCAGCTTCTGCACATTTGGCATCTGTCCCTTCGGGAACCGCTGCAACTTCCTGCACATTGAGGGTGGAGATGGTGACAGTAGTCCAGATTTGTTTGACAAGGCTGAAGACAAGACCCCACCCATCCTCAACCCCCAGCACCAACAGTCCAAGGAGTGGAAGCCCCGTGGAGCTCTGTGCCGTACCTTCAGCGCTTTTGGGTTCTGTCTGTATGGCACGCGCTGTCGCTTCCAGCACGGCCTGCCCAGTAAGGTCAAAAGCCCTGAACTCTCCAAGCTATCCAGCGGTAGCACAGGGTTACCCTCTCCCACCTCACCTACTTTCTCCACCTCATCCCCTCTGGCTACCCCATCTGTGGAAGAAACGGCCCACAATGCCTTCACTTTCTCCAGTCAGCACCTGAGTGatctgctgctgccgctggcACTTCATTTGCGGCAGCTGGAGAGCAGCAAGGCCCAGGAGATCTGGGACAACAGGGCGCTCTGA